The genomic window CCCCCACTCCCCTTCGCTCTGTTCAGCGTAGCATGGAACGCTCCACTTGACACCCGATCACCCCCGTGCTGCAATGGAGACAATACAGCTCTTAGCAACTAGGAGCTAGCAACTCACCCCTATGGCACATAAGAAAGGAGTTGGTTCCTCCCGACTCGGCCGCGACTCGCAAGGGCAACGGCTGGGTGTCAAACGCGCCGACGGGCAGGCCGTGCGAGCGGGGAACATCATCGTCCGCCAGCGCGGGACGGCGTTCCGCCCGGGCGTAAACGTCATGCGCGGCAAGGACGACACGCTGTTCGCGACCGCAGACGGCGTTGTGAAGTTCATGAAGCGCGCGTTCATCAGCTTCAGCGGCAGGAAGCACACGCGCAACGTGGTCGCGGTTCTTGGCGCTCACGCGCCAGCTTCGGAGGGAGCATTCGGAGTAAAGGGAGAACTAGGAAAACAATGAGGAAGCCAACACCCGCTCTCACGAGCGGGTGTTGCGTTTTGCCGCTGCGCGCAGGAGCCCGAGGAACAGCGGTTGCGGGTCAAGCGGGCGACTCTTGAACTCCGGATGAAACTGCGCGGCAACGAAGTACGGATGGCTGCGCGCGGGGAGCTCGATGATCTCCACGAGGTCGCGCTGCGGGTTCATACCGGAGAACACCATCCCGGCTTCCGCGAACGCGCCACGGTACTGATTATTGAACTCGTAGCGATGGCGATGGCGCTCGGAGATGAGGAGATCGCCTTTCGCGTACGTACGGGTGACGCGCGACGTGTCGCGGTACGCGCGCGCCGCTCGCGTGCCCGTGGCGATGCGACAGTCGTACGAACCGAGACGCATCGTACCGCCGTACGCG from bacterium includes these protein-coding regions:
- the rpmA gene encoding 50S ribosomal protein L27 → MAHKKGVGSSRLGRDSQGQRLGVKRADGQAVRAGNIIVRQRGTAFRPGVNVMRGKDDTLFATADGVVKFMKRAFISFSGRKHTRNVVAVLGAHAPASEGAFGVKGELGKQ